A stretch of Natronococcus sp. CG52 DNA encodes these proteins:
- a CDS encoding HalOD1 output domain-containing protein produces the protein MTHYTPTEFGAGEAESMPVSQRVVRAVAAEIGADPLEMEPLYGAIDPEGLNALFEPTRSGLTRSTGTVTFRYADCTVTVHADGGVEVAAERTNCSVSQTDPNAVN, from the coding sequence ATGACTCACTACACCCCGACGGAGTTCGGCGCCGGTGAAGCCGAATCGATGCCGGTCAGCCAGCGCGTCGTTCGCGCGGTCGCGGCCGAGATTGGCGCCGACCCGCTGGAGATGGAGCCGCTCTACGGCGCGATCGATCCGGAGGGCCTGAACGCGCTCTTCGAACCGACGAGGTCCGGTCTCACCCGATCGACGGGAACGGTGACGTTTCGGTACGCGGACTGTACGGTGACCGTCCACGCCGACGGCGGCGTCGAGGTTGCCGCGGAACGCACGAATTGCTCGGTCTCGCAGACCGATCCGAACGCGGTGAACTGA
- a CDS encoding DUF7576 family protein, whose translation MTTHGTTNALTRCDQCGDAIETATWHPAVLDRNGERRLLTFCGPACQERWQRRHR comes from the coding sequence ATGACTACCCACGGGACGACGAACGCGCTCACACGGTGCGATCAGTGCGGTGACGCCATCGAAACCGCGACGTGGCATCCCGCCGTCCTCGACCGGAACGGCGAGCGGCGGCTGCTCACGTTCTGCGGGCCGGCGTGTCAGGAACGCTGGCAACGACGCCACCGATAA
- a CDS encoding AEC family transporter has protein sequence MEVLGRLLAMLAVLLLGTGLRSSGLLNAARTAKLNATAYYAALPALVFVATYDQSIGELLSAELLAGSLIVVFATGGIAWLAHRNRFSKGRQGVAIIQSYHSNLGYLGLPLVAATFDARVTAIASVILGFVTLVQLPLTIVVLSTFSGADAAIGRELRNLATNPVLGALVAGLAIGASGLSIPAPAAAGLDALGALALPIALLCVGAALQVDSPSFSLEATGSVVAMKLGCMPLLAWVVFSLLAVDAATFTASVVMLGMPTAVSTYVYANELGADAEFASLNVFVTTVASVATLFVLITVIG, from the coding sequence ATGGAGGTTCTCGGCCGGCTGCTGGCGATGCTCGCGGTGTTGCTACTCGGTACCGGATTGCGCTCGTCCGGCCTGTTGAACGCGGCCAGAACCGCGAAATTGAACGCCACCGCCTACTACGCCGCCCTCCCGGCGCTCGTGTTCGTCGCGACTTACGATCAGTCGATCGGCGAACTCCTCTCGGCGGAGCTGCTCGCCGGGTCGCTGATCGTCGTGTTTGCAACCGGCGGAATCGCCTGGCTCGCCCACCGAAACCGGTTCTCGAAGGGGCGCCAGGGCGTCGCGATCATCCAGTCCTATCACTCCAACCTCGGCTATCTCGGACTGCCGCTCGTCGCCGCCACGTTCGACGCGCGAGTGACCGCCATCGCGAGCGTAATCCTCGGGTTCGTCACGCTGGTCCAGTTACCGCTGACGATCGTCGTCCTCAGCACGTTCAGCGGTGCGGACGCCGCGATCGGCCGGGAACTGCGAAACCTCGCGACGAATCCCGTACTGGGTGCGCTGGTGGCCGGGCTGGCGATCGGTGCGTCCGGACTCTCGATTCCGGCACCCGCAGCGGCGGGACTCGACGCCCTCGGTGCCCTCGCGCTTCCGATCGCGTTGCTCTGTGTCGGCGCCGCGCTGCAGGTCGACTCGCCCTCGTTCAGCCTCGAGGCGACCGGTTCGGTCGTGGCGATGAAACTCGGCTGCATGCCGCTGCTCGCCTGGGTGGTCTTCTCGCTACTCGCCGTCGACGCCGCGACGTTCACCGCGAGCGTCGTCATGCTCGGGATGCCGACCGCGGTCTCGACGTACGTCTACGCGAACGAACTCGGCGCTGACGCGGAGTTCGCCTCGCTGAACGTCTTCGTCACGACGGTCGCGTCCGTCGCGACGCTGTTCGTGCTCATCACGGTGATCGGATAG
- a CDS encoding YihY/virulence factor BrkB family protein, with product MDTTELSETVVSIYRTASDRDVSFLAAGFAYYAFVSLIPLVLLALVVGSLLGGQAAAERLILVTGDFLPPAGEELVTEALTTESGRTQATVVALGVASWGALKVFRGLSLAFDRVYDEVAEDTLLDEIRDGFTVILAGTGAIVLMIVVGTLLGIAAGVIPFAGLLSWVTLLIGLVLVFLPIYYVLPPISVTVREVFPGAIFAAVGWTVLQAGFQIYAANAGRYAAYGAVGAVILFVTWLYFAGILILVGAVINVVRSHPTLAEEPE from the coding sequence ATGGATACGACGGAGCTGTCGGAGACGGTCGTTTCGATCTACCGGACGGCGAGCGACCGCGACGTCTCCTTTCTCGCGGCCGGATTCGCCTACTACGCGTTCGTCTCGCTGATCCCGCTGGTCCTGCTCGCGCTCGTCGTCGGTTCGTTGCTCGGCGGACAGGCGGCCGCCGAGCGGCTGATACTGGTCACCGGTGACTTTCTTCCGCCCGCGGGCGAAGAGCTGGTGACCGAGGCGCTCACGACGGAGTCGGGCCGTACGCAGGCGACGGTCGTCGCCCTCGGCGTCGCCTCCTGGGGCGCCCTCAAGGTCTTTCGCGGACTCAGCCTCGCGTTCGACAGAGTCTACGACGAGGTTGCGGAGGATACGCTGCTCGACGAGATCCGGGACGGCTTCACCGTGATCCTCGCCGGAACGGGTGCGATCGTCCTGATGATCGTCGTCGGAACGCTGCTCGGTATCGCGGCCGGCGTGATCCCGTTCGCCGGCCTGCTTAGCTGGGTGACGCTGTTGATCGGGCTCGTTCTGGTCTTCCTGCCGATCTACTACGTGCTGCCGCCGATCTCCGTCACCGTCCGCGAGGTTTTCCCGGGTGCGATCTTCGCCGCCGTCGGCTGGACGGTTCTCCAGGCCGGCTTCCAGATTTACGCGGCGAACGCCGGCCGGTACGCCGCCTACGGCGCCGTTGGTGCCGTCATTCTGTTCGTCACCTGGCTGTACTTCGCCGGCATACTGATCCTCGTAGGTGCCGTCATCAACGTCGTCCGCTCGCATCCAACTCTGGCGGAAGAACCTGAGTAA
- a CDS encoding CAP domain-containing protein, giving the protein MGDRRPVSSAPDDRQTDRAVVRGIINFLVVAALLGGIVLGAALIGPSLVDDVAEIDEIGIDGQPSPSSDPPPAGERNPDVTDPDDPGETSYETRVETVSSPGVEDFVHAEVNDRRAEHGLEPLEWDGTVASVSRAHSGDMAEREYFAHTNPDGEQPYDRFNDVDNYCRGYGENIAMTWIDRPVEQPGDDGTVEYQTAEGLAEGLVNQWMNSTDHREAILEENVPHAWDRGGVGIVLEDDGRVFATHNFCHEW; this is encoded by the coding sequence ATGGGAGACCGCCGTCCCGTGAGTTCGGCCCCGGACGATCGGCAGACCGACCGCGCTGTGGTGCGCGGAATCATCAACTTCCTCGTCGTCGCCGCCCTCCTCGGCGGGATCGTCCTCGGTGCCGCCCTGATCGGTCCGTCGCTCGTCGACGACGTAGCGGAGATCGACGAGATCGGTATCGACGGACAGCCGTCGCCGAGTTCCGACCCGCCGCCGGCCGGCGAACGCAATCCGGACGTGACCGATCCGGACGATCCCGGTGAGACGAGCTACGAGACCCGCGTCGAGACGGTCTCCTCCCCGGGTGTCGAGGACTTCGTCCACGCCGAGGTCAACGACCGACGAGCCGAACACGGCCTCGAGCCGCTCGAGTGGGACGGGACGGTCGCCTCCGTCTCGCGCGCACACAGCGGCGACATGGCCGAGCGCGAGTACTTCGCTCACACGAACCCCGACGGGGAGCAACCCTACGACCGGTTTAACGATGTCGACAACTACTGCCGGGGCTACGGCGAGAACATCGCCATGACCTGGATCGACAGACCGGTCGAACAGCCCGGCGACGACGGAACCGTCGAGTACCAGACCGCGGAGGGGCTGGCGGAGGGGCTCGTCAATCAGTGGATGAACTCCACCGATCACCGGGAGGCGATCTTAGAGGAGAACGTCCCCCACGCCTGGGACCGCGGCGGCGTCGGGATCGTCCTCGAGGACGACGGCCGCGTCTTCGCGACGCACAACTTCTGTCACGAGTGGTAA
- a CDS encoding lycopene cyclase domain-containing protein — translation MVPDISVFGRYTYLVTELFWGAVAALLLRRANALRKAGVTILALYPIAYVWDRYTLAVGVFDIKLRTGIDVAGIPLEEHLFMAVVPGLVIGFHETIFGEE, via the coding sequence ATGGTGCCCGATATCAGCGTCTTCGGCCGATACACGTACCTCGTGACGGAGCTGTTCTGGGGAGCCGTCGCCGCCCTCCTGCTTCGACGCGCGAACGCGCTTCGCAAGGCGGGCGTGACGATCCTCGCGCTCTACCCGATCGCCTACGTCTGGGACCGGTACACCCTCGCGGTAGGCGTCTTCGACATCAAACTCCGGACCGGTATCGACGTCGCCGGCATTCCGCTCGAAGAACACCTCTTCATGGCCGTCGTGCCCGGACTCGTGATCGGCTTCCACGAGACGATCTTCGGCGAAGAGTGA